A window from Zingiber officinale cultivar Zhangliang chromosome 7A, Zo_v1.1, whole genome shotgun sequence encodes these proteins:
- the LOC121999753 gene encoding uncharacterized protein LOC121999753, which translates to MHSKDEVLRKSTSAYEKDACGVFERREVREKDCLKRGRSWVKEATFSFLLLDSTKLPRAAPASLFPSPTFSPSISKRRPRSALFQPKTEFLFFFLCLDPMEKSSLAAASLALSDPILLLFLQTLSFWFFLLRKLSYRRSAAPNPRNLEDRLDLAPEDVAAVMEAIGVAGDGVDGGFEGAGDLAGMFGERAPSLEEVEAAFQVFDEGRDGFIDAAELRGVMARLGLAEGTGIDACRRMIAVYDKNGDGRIDFEEFVDFMETTFVC; encoded by the exons ATGCATTcgaaggacgaggtgctgcggaagagtacatcggcgtaCGAGAAGGACGCGTGTGGCGTTTTTGAGAGACGAGAAGTCAGGGAGAAAGACTGCTTGAAGAGAGGTCGGAGTTGGGTTAAG GAAGCAACGTTTTCTTTTCTTCTACTTGATTCCACCAAACTTCCACGCGCCGCACCTGCCTCCCTCTTTCCCTCCCCTACATTTTCTCCCTCTATAAGTAAACGCAGGCCCCGTTCCGCCCTCTTCCAACCGAAGACGGAgttcttattcttcttcctttGTCTCGACCCCATGGAGAAGTCGTCTCTCGCCGCCGCCTCTCTCGCTCTCTCTGACCccatcctcctcctcttcctccagaCTCTCTCCTTCTGGTTCTTCCTCCTCCGCAAGCTCTCCTACCGCCGCTCCGCCGCTCCCAACCCCCGCAATCTGGAAGATCGCCTCGATCTCGCGCCCGAGGACGTGGCGGCCGTCATGGAGGCCATCGGCGTCGCGGGGGATGGCGTGGATGGAGGGTTCGAAGGGGCGGGGGACCTGGCCGGGATGTTCGGGGAAAGGGCGCCCAGCCTCGAGGAGGTGGAGGCCGCCTTCCAGGTGTTCGACGAGGGGCGTGATGGGTTCATCGACGCCGCCGAGCTGCGGGGCGTGATGGCCAGGCTAGGGCTCGCGGAAGGGACGGGGATCGACGCGTGCCGGCGGATGATCGCGGTGTACGACAAGAACGGCGATGGGAGGATCGATTTTGAGGAGTTCGTTGACTTCATGGAGACTACCTTCGTCTGTTGA